A region of Trichoplusia ni isolate ovarian cell line Hi5 chromosome 23, tn1, whole genome shotgun sequence DNA encodes the following proteins:
- the LOC113504864 gene encoding RNA polymerase II degradation factor 1-like isoform X2, which translates to MMADMAVSINSFLHCRAKSDRINALRKQYDAFLEEDQKRKKRNEYILGKLDKMRTTTALVPVRHKIDSRPSEVRDVGYHPDMSSGHNYPSSITTRNSIFADVDTNNGESYLIQEISKKYILIPKLRSSFHDKYDNGIQPVILNQSPERLLPMTDIPVKESTDENADWKSKYEILNLLKNEGKTPVQLSTKVESDLQSNKESLMNNFLREPTHDNSKINTDRQVTSQATFFSELPGKDDSKDMLKYDSSFHIEDNSIKTISPHEISDRTAYAVKKAAVISNDPKDNIDYNLEQLKLDYTNADESNGDVTCNSITKSDNNELQPEIKLYATSTEMGFPPVETAIEHFTENAKMESNPEMTVNVPQEQGPKDSIPSVELDQTITPAIDVTEIKPDLTQSSQEQSAIKPDVGSVPFNSEYPEVQTVKIPKELDEIGVQNEQNIKDVVENTNLDDVTGAIDEFNAEQVEMFYSEPTDTNVTNIHSTEMPEQQESHDFDYYKAIEQEAYTTEINDEVVSEKYDPVYEQQYLDVNQELENTQYAEDVAYQEQQVYQQQQQYEQQQQYEQQLYEQQQYEQQSIPQDSQMPQDPQMPQDPQMLQEYAQSQEQVNYQQYEQQYDVQELQQTLDTEDGYAQEQDQQNVAQYPEEAPAPVTQPDSTDTSQAAAIASEQVKH; encoded by the exons ATGATGGCAGATATGGCAGTTTCAATCAATTCGTTTTTACACTGTAG aGCTAAATCGGACCGCATCAATGCTTTGAGGAAACAATATGACGCGTTTCTTGAAGAAGATCAGAAACGGAAGAAACGTAATGAATACATATTGGGGAAGCTGGATAAAATGCGAACAACTACGGCCCTAGTGCCCGTGAGACATAAG ATTGATAGTCGCCCTTCTGAAGTGCGTGATGTGGGTTACCATCCAGATATGTCATCGGGCCATAATTACCCATCGTCGATCACAACTAGAAATTCCATATTCGCGGATGTAGACACTAATAATGGGGAATCATATTTGATTCAAGAAATTAGCAAGAAATATATACTTATTCCAAAACTTAGGTCTTCATTCCATGACAAATATGACAATGGTATACAACCTGTAATACTTAATCAAAGTCCAGAAAGGCTTCTTCCAATGACGGATATTCCTGTTAAAGAGAGCACGGACGAAAATGCCGATTGGAAaagtaaatatgaaattttgaatttactaAAGAATGAAGGAAAGACGCCTGTTCAATTAAGTACAAAAGTTGAAAGTGACTTACAATCGAACAAAGAgagtttaatgaataattttctccGGGAACCTACTCATGataatagcaaaataaatacagatagaCAAGTGACATCACAGGCAACGTTCTTTAGTGAATTGCCGGGAAAAGATGACTCGAAAGACATGCTGAAATATGATTCGAGTTTCCATATCGAGGACAATAGTATTAAGACCATAAGCCCGCATGAAATATCTGATAGGACAGCATATGCCGTCAAAAAGGCAGCTGTTATTAGTAATGATCCGAAAGACAACATTGATTACAATTTAGAGCAACTTAAATTAGATTACACAAATGCCGATGAATCGAATGGTGATGTCACCTGCAATTCAATCACGAAAAGTGATAATAATGAATTACAGCccgaaataaaattgtatgcaaCCTCTACAGAAATGGGTTTTCCACCAGTTGAAACGGCTATTGAACATTTCacagaaaatgcaaaaatggAAAGTAATCCTGAAATGACTGTAAATGTCCCTCAGGAACAAGGTCCTAAAGATTCAATACCATCTGTTGAGTTAGATCAAACTATCACGCCAGCTATAGATGTAACGGAAATTAAACCTGATTTAACTCAGTCTTCGCAGGAGCAAAGCGCAATAAAACCAGATGTTGGAAGCGTTCCATTTAATTCAGAATACCCTGAGGTCCAAACTGTAAAAATTCCCAAAGAATTAGATGAAATAGGTgtacaaaatgaacaaaatataaaagacgTCGTAGAAAATACAAACTTAGATGATGTAACTGGAGCAATTGATGAATTTAATGCCGAGCAGGTGGAAATGTTCTATTCAGAGCCTACTGACACAAATGTTACTAATATACATAGTACGGAAATGCCTGAACAACAGGAAAGTCATGACTTTGACTATTATAAGGCTATAGAACAAGAAGCATATACTACCGAAATTAATGATGAAGTAGTGAGTGAGAAATACGATCCTGTTTACGAACAGCAGTATCTTGATGTTAATCAAGAATTAGAAAATACGCAGTACGCCGAGGATGTGGCGTACCAAGAGCAACAAGTGTACCAACAGCAGCAACAGTACGAGCAGCAGCAGCAGTACGAGCAGCAACTTTACGAACAACAACAGTATGAGCAACAGTCTATTCCACAAGATTCTCAGATGCCGCAAGACCCTCAGATGCCGCAAGATCCTCAAATGCTGCAAGAATACGCACAATCACAGGAACAGGTAAATTATCAGCAATATGAACAACAATACGACGTTCAAGAACTACAGCAAACTCTAGATACTGAAGATGGTTACGCGCAAGAACAGGATCAACAGAACGTTGCGCAATACCCAGAAGAAGCACCCGCTCCTGTTACGCAACCCGATTCAACGGATACCAGTCAGGCCGCAGCAATAGCATCCGAACAGGTGAAGCATTGA
- the LOC113504864 gene encoding RNA polymerase II degradation factor 1-like isoform X3 encodes MGKSNKKAKSDRINALRKQYDAFLEEDQKRKKRNEYILGKLDKMRTTTALVPVRHKIDSRPSEVRDVGYHPDMSSGHNYPSSITTRNSIFADVDTNNGESYLIQEISKKYILIPKLRSSFHDKYDNGIQPVILNQSPERLLPMTDIPVKESTDENADWKSKYEILNLLKNEGKTPVQLSTKVESDLQSNKESLMNNFLREPTHDNSKINTDRQVTSQATFFSELPGKDDSKDMLKYDSSFHIEDNSIKTISPHEISDRTAYAVKKAAVISNDPKDNIDYNLEQLKLDYTNADESNGDVTCNSITKSDNNELQPEIKLYATSTEMGFPPVETAIEHFTENAKMESNPEMTVNVPQEQGPKDSIPSVELDQTITPAIDVTEIKPDLTQSSQEQSAIKPDVGSVPFNSEYPEVQTVKIPKELDEIGVQNEQNIKDVVENTNLDDVTGAIDEFNAEQVEMFYSEPTDTNVTNIHSTEMPEQQESHDFDYYKAIEQEAYTTEINDEVVSEKYDPVYEQQYLDVNQELENTQYAEDVAYQEQQVYQQQQQYEQQQQYEQQLYEQQQYEQQSIPQDSQMPQDPQMPQDPQMLQEYAQSQEQVNYQQYEQQYDVQELQQTLDTEDGYAQEQDQQNVAQYPEEAPAPVTQPDSTDTSQAAAIASEQVKH; translated from the exons ATGGGGAAAtctaacaaaaa aGCTAAATCGGACCGCATCAATGCTTTGAGGAAACAATATGACGCGTTTCTTGAAGAAGATCAGAAACGGAAGAAACGTAATGAATACATATTGGGGAAGCTGGATAAAATGCGAACAACTACGGCCCTAGTGCCCGTGAGACATAAG ATTGATAGTCGCCCTTCTGAAGTGCGTGATGTGGGTTACCATCCAGATATGTCATCGGGCCATAATTACCCATCGTCGATCACAACTAGAAATTCCATATTCGCGGATGTAGACACTAATAATGGGGAATCATATTTGATTCAAGAAATTAGCAAGAAATATATACTTATTCCAAAACTTAGGTCTTCATTCCATGACAAATATGACAATGGTATACAACCTGTAATACTTAATCAAAGTCCAGAAAGGCTTCTTCCAATGACGGATATTCCTGTTAAAGAGAGCACGGACGAAAATGCCGATTGGAAaagtaaatatgaaattttgaatttactaAAGAATGAAGGAAAGACGCCTGTTCAATTAAGTACAAAAGTTGAAAGTGACTTACAATCGAACAAAGAgagtttaatgaataattttctccGGGAACCTACTCATGataatagcaaaataaatacagatagaCAAGTGACATCACAGGCAACGTTCTTTAGTGAATTGCCGGGAAAAGATGACTCGAAAGACATGCTGAAATATGATTCGAGTTTCCATATCGAGGACAATAGTATTAAGACCATAAGCCCGCATGAAATATCTGATAGGACAGCATATGCCGTCAAAAAGGCAGCTGTTATTAGTAATGATCCGAAAGACAACATTGATTACAATTTAGAGCAACTTAAATTAGATTACACAAATGCCGATGAATCGAATGGTGATGTCACCTGCAATTCAATCACGAAAAGTGATAATAATGAATTACAGCccgaaataaaattgtatgcaaCCTCTACAGAAATGGGTTTTCCACCAGTTGAAACGGCTATTGAACATTTCacagaaaatgcaaaaatggAAAGTAATCCTGAAATGACTGTAAATGTCCCTCAGGAACAAGGTCCTAAAGATTCAATACCATCTGTTGAGTTAGATCAAACTATCACGCCAGCTATAGATGTAACGGAAATTAAACCTGATTTAACTCAGTCTTCGCAGGAGCAAAGCGCAATAAAACCAGATGTTGGAAGCGTTCCATTTAATTCAGAATACCCTGAGGTCCAAACTGTAAAAATTCCCAAAGAATTAGATGAAATAGGTgtacaaaatgaacaaaatataaaagacgTCGTAGAAAATACAAACTTAGATGATGTAACTGGAGCAATTGATGAATTTAATGCCGAGCAGGTGGAAATGTTCTATTCAGAGCCTACTGACACAAATGTTACTAATATACATAGTACGGAAATGCCTGAACAACAGGAAAGTCATGACTTTGACTATTATAAGGCTATAGAACAAGAAGCATATACTACCGAAATTAATGATGAAGTAGTGAGTGAGAAATACGATCCTGTTTACGAACAGCAGTATCTTGATGTTAATCAAGAATTAGAAAATACGCAGTACGCCGAGGATGTGGCGTACCAAGAGCAACAAGTGTACCAACAGCAGCAACAGTACGAGCAGCAGCAGCAGTACGAGCAGCAACTTTACGAACAACAACAGTATGAGCAACAGTCTATTCCACAAGATTCTCAGATGCCGCAAGACCCTCAGATGCCGCAAGATCCTCAAATGCTGCAAGAATACGCACAATCACAGGAACAGGTAAATTATCAGCAATATGAACAACAATACGACGTTCAAGAACTACAGCAAACTCTAGATACTGAAGATGGTTACGCGCAAGAACAGGATCAACAGAACGTTGCGCAATACCCAGAAGAAGCACCCGCTCCTGTTACGCAACCCGATTCAACGGATACCAGTCAGGCCGCAGCAATAGCATCCGAACAGGTGAAGCATTGA
- the LOC113504868 gene encoding 39S ribosomal protein L9, mitochondrial: protein MLALRSFLQSTVATAPSLCHQQTRNTFILKRKHPLPLHKKGGKPTKMRGRHFVYDLVEDTNIAKKPDIKVILNQFINGVGVKGDVLSLRPTQAYRDYLMPGLAVYASPENLVKYKSVENEPKAENSYSSPYVRRTLGRFSKLVLQITMNKLQPWTLEPWHISASFRKSGFIVPEYAIEMPPVQIKGPDLSLQDKEFLITVTINKTEKAKVRCRIHHWATGLDRLPWEEFHWKQPKEALIPDQAAELENMPLPQ from the exons atgttGGCTTTACGCTCTTTTTTACAAAGTACCGTAGCGACAGCACCAAGTTTGTGCCACCAGCAAACAAgg aacaccttcatattaaaaagaaaacatcctCTGCCCCTTCATAAAAAGGGTGGTAAACCAACGAAAATGAGAGGGAGACATTTTGTTTATGACCTAGTTGAAGATACAAATATAGCAAAGAAACCTGACATTAAAGTTATACTGAATCAATTTATCAATG GTGTTGGTGTAAAGGGTGATGTTCTATCATTGCGCCCAACCCAAGCCTACCGAGACTATCTCATGCCTGGTTTAGCTGTTTATGCTAGCCCTGAAAATTTAGTGAAGTACAAATCTGTTGAAAATGAGCCTAAAGCCGAAAATAGCTATAGTTCACCATATGTACGCAGG ACTCTTGGCCGCTTTTCGAAATTagttttacaaattacaatgaatAAATTGCAACCTTGGACACTGGAACCTTGGCATATTAGTGCTTCATTTCGGAAGTCTGGTTTCATAGTACCTGAGTATGCAATTGAAATGCCTCCTGTGCAAATAAAGGGACCAGATCTATCCCTACAAGACAAAGAGTTCCTTATAACCGTTACA ataaataaGACAGAGAAAGCAAAAGTCAGATGTAGAATACATCATTGGGCTACAGGTTTGGACAGATTGCCTTGGGAGGAGTTTCATTGGAAACAACCCAAAGAAGCATTGATACCAGATCAAGCAGCTGAACTAGAGAATATGCCACTACCCCAGTAG
- the LOC113504864 gene encoding RNA polymerase II degradation factor 1-like isoform X1 — translation MLLSRRIAKNRGALLIAKSDRINALRKQYDAFLEEDQKRKKRNEYILGKLDKMRTTTALVPVRHKIDSRPSEVRDVGYHPDMSSGHNYPSSITTRNSIFADVDTNNGESYLIQEISKKYILIPKLRSSFHDKYDNGIQPVILNQSPERLLPMTDIPVKESTDENADWKSKYEILNLLKNEGKTPVQLSTKVESDLQSNKESLMNNFLREPTHDNSKINTDRQVTSQATFFSELPGKDDSKDMLKYDSSFHIEDNSIKTISPHEISDRTAYAVKKAAVISNDPKDNIDYNLEQLKLDYTNADESNGDVTCNSITKSDNNELQPEIKLYATSTEMGFPPVETAIEHFTENAKMESNPEMTVNVPQEQGPKDSIPSVELDQTITPAIDVTEIKPDLTQSSQEQSAIKPDVGSVPFNSEYPEVQTVKIPKELDEIGVQNEQNIKDVVENTNLDDVTGAIDEFNAEQVEMFYSEPTDTNVTNIHSTEMPEQQESHDFDYYKAIEQEAYTTEINDEVVSEKYDPVYEQQYLDVNQELENTQYAEDVAYQEQQVYQQQQQYEQQQQYEQQLYEQQQYEQQSIPQDSQMPQDPQMPQDPQMLQEYAQSQEQVNYQQYEQQYDVQELQQTLDTEDGYAQEQDQQNVAQYPEEAPAPVTQPDSTDTSQAAAIASEQVKH, via the exons atgcTTTTGAGTCGCAGAATAGCTAAAAATAGAGGGGCTTTACTAAT aGCTAAATCGGACCGCATCAATGCTTTGAGGAAACAATATGACGCGTTTCTTGAAGAAGATCAGAAACGGAAGAAACGTAATGAATACATATTGGGGAAGCTGGATAAAATGCGAACAACTACGGCCCTAGTGCCCGTGAGACATAAG ATTGATAGTCGCCCTTCTGAAGTGCGTGATGTGGGTTACCATCCAGATATGTCATCGGGCCATAATTACCCATCGTCGATCACAACTAGAAATTCCATATTCGCGGATGTAGACACTAATAATGGGGAATCATATTTGATTCAAGAAATTAGCAAGAAATATATACTTATTCCAAAACTTAGGTCTTCATTCCATGACAAATATGACAATGGTATACAACCTGTAATACTTAATCAAAGTCCAGAAAGGCTTCTTCCAATGACGGATATTCCTGTTAAAGAGAGCACGGACGAAAATGCCGATTGGAAaagtaaatatgaaattttgaatttactaAAGAATGAAGGAAAGACGCCTGTTCAATTAAGTACAAAAGTTGAAAGTGACTTACAATCGAACAAAGAgagtttaatgaataattttctccGGGAACCTACTCATGataatagcaaaataaatacagatagaCAAGTGACATCACAGGCAACGTTCTTTAGTGAATTGCCGGGAAAAGATGACTCGAAAGACATGCTGAAATATGATTCGAGTTTCCATATCGAGGACAATAGTATTAAGACCATAAGCCCGCATGAAATATCTGATAGGACAGCATATGCCGTCAAAAAGGCAGCTGTTATTAGTAATGATCCGAAAGACAACATTGATTACAATTTAGAGCAACTTAAATTAGATTACACAAATGCCGATGAATCGAATGGTGATGTCACCTGCAATTCAATCACGAAAAGTGATAATAATGAATTACAGCccgaaataaaattgtatgcaaCCTCTACAGAAATGGGTTTTCCACCAGTTGAAACGGCTATTGAACATTTCacagaaaatgcaaaaatggAAAGTAATCCTGAAATGACTGTAAATGTCCCTCAGGAACAAGGTCCTAAAGATTCAATACCATCTGTTGAGTTAGATCAAACTATCACGCCAGCTATAGATGTAACGGAAATTAAACCTGATTTAACTCAGTCTTCGCAGGAGCAAAGCGCAATAAAACCAGATGTTGGAAGCGTTCCATTTAATTCAGAATACCCTGAGGTCCAAACTGTAAAAATTCCCAAAGAATTAGATGAAATAGGTgtacaaaatgaacaaaatataaaagacgTCGTAGAAAATACAAACTTAGATGATGTAACTGGAGCAATTGATGAATTTAATGCCGAGCAGGTGGAAATGTTCTATTCAGAGCCTACTGACACAAATGTTACTAATATACATAGTACGGAAATGCCTGAACAACAGGAAAGTCATGACTTTGACTATTATAAGGCTATAGAACAAGAAGCATATACTACCGAAATTAATGATGAAGTAGTGAGTGAGAAATACGATCCTGTTTACGAACAGCAGTATCTTGATGTTAATCAAGAATTAGAAAATACGCAGTACGCCGAGGATGTGGCGTACCAAGAGCAACAAGTGTACCAACAGCAGCAACAGTACGAGCAGCAGCAGCAGTACGAGCAGCAACTTTACGAACAACAACAGTATGAGCAACAGTCTATTCCACAAGATTCTCAGATGCCGCAAGACCCTCAGATGCCGCAAGATCCTCAAATGCTGCAAGAATACGCACAATCACAGGAACAGGTAAATTATCAGCAATATGAACAACAATACGACGTTCAAGAACTACAGCAAACTCTAGATACTGAAGATGGTTACGCGCAAGAACAGGATCAACAGAACGTTGCGCAATACCCAGAAGAAGCACCCGCTCCTGTTACGCAACCCGATTCAACGGATACCAGTCAGGCCGCAGCAATAGCATCCGAACAGGTGAAGCATTGA